A portion of the bacterium genome contains these proteins:
- the fabZ gene encoding 3-hydroxyacyl-ACP dehydratase FabZ, whose protein sequence is MLDITQIQEILPHRYPFLLIDRIIEMERGKRIVGIKNVTCNESFFQGHFPGHPVIPGVLILEAMAQVAGVLMLSEPEHAGKIVYFTGIDHARFRKTVIPGDQLRFEVVPIKIRQKVGVMEGKAYVENKLAAEATLMFAVSEKESR, encoded by the coding sequence ATGTTAGATATAACACAGATTCAAGAAATTTTGCCACATCGATATCCATTTCTGTTAATCGACCGTATTATTGAGATGGAAAGGGGCAAAAGAATAGTGGGAATAAAAAATGTTACCTGTAATGAATCTTTCTTTCAGGGACATTTTCCAGGACATCCGGTTATACCCGGAGTACTTATCCTTGAGGCAATGGCACAGGTTGCAGGTGTTCTTATGCTCTCTGAACCTGAACATGCGGGTAAGATTGTTTATTTTACAGGAATTGACCATGCAAGATTCCGTAAAACAGTTATCCCGGGAGACCAATTGCGGTTTGAAGTAGTTCCAATTAAAATTCGACAAAAAGTTGGGGTTATGGAAGGAAAAGCTTATGTAGAGAATAAATTAGCCGCTGAGGCAACATTAATGTTTGCTGTATCTGAAAAGGAGTCGAGATGA
- the lpxA gene encoding acyl-ACP--UDP-N-acetylglucosamine O-acyltransferase, translated as MIHPTAIIHPKAKLEDDVEIGPFSIIEENATIRQGTKIGANVIINGWTTIGKNCTIHMGCVIGHEPQIKNYEIKESYCIIGDNNIIREYVTIHRGWKEKEKTVIGNDNYLMANSHIAHNCEIGSGVIITNGALLAGHVKVEDKAVISGLVGIHQFCRIGSYAMIGGLSQVTQDVPPYILADGNPLVIHGINSVGLRRAGFSQEIRNNLKSAYKILYRSKLNTSQALKKIEQELPPSPEINYLIDFIKNSKRGICHGVTL; from the coding sequence ATGATTCATCCAACGGCAATTATCCATCCAAAGGCAAAATTAGAAGATGATGTAGAAATTGGTCCTTTTAGTATCATTGAAGAAAATGCGACTATCAGGCAAGGGACTAAAATCGGGGCTAATGTTATTATAAACGGCTGGACCACGATTGGCAAAAACTGCACCATCCACATGGGCTGTGTTATTGGTCATGAACCTCAAATCAAAAATTATGAAATCAAGGAATCGTATTGTATCATTGGAGATAATAATATTATTAGAGAGTATGTTACTATTCATCGCGGATGGAAGGAAAAAGAAAAAACAGTTATTGGCAATGACAATTATCTGATGGCTAATAGCCATATCGCTCATAATTGTGAAATAGGCTCAGGCGTAATTATAACTAATGGTGCCCTCTTAGCTGGCCATGTGAAGGTTGAAGATAAAGCGGTCATCTCAGGATTAGTCGGAATTCATCAATTTTGTAGAATCGGTAGCTATGCTATGATTGGTGGATTATCGCAGGTAACTCAAGATGTCCCGCCTTATATCTTAGCTGATGGTAATCCATTAGTCATTCATGGGATAAATTCTGTCGGGCTACGAAGAGCAGGTTTTTCACAAGAAATCCGCAATAACCTCAAATCTGCTTACAAAATCCTTTATCGCTCTAAACTTAATACTTCTCAAGCTCTAAAAAAAATAGAGCAAGAATTACCCCCCTCTCCTGAAATTAATTATCTGATAGACTTTATTAAAAACTCTAAACGGGGTATTTGCCATGGTGTAACACTTTAG